From a region of the Roseivirga sp. 4D4 genome:
- a CDS encoding DUF2480 family protein — MSEEIVNRVANSPIVSIDLEDYYHPGERVVYDIADNLFQRMILKEKDFRQFVKEHDWEQYQGKNVSIICSEDAIVPTWAYMLLMTKLEGVANMAVMGSLETLEYAIFQQALSKVDVNELKDRPVVVKGCGDLPIPESAYVEVTRLLKPHVKSLMYGEPCSTVPLYKKPRTPKN; from the coding sequence ATGAGTGAAGAGATTGTAAATAGGGTAGCCAATAGTCCGATCGTTTCGATTGATTTGGAAGACTATTATCATCCTGGTGAGAGGGTGGTATACGATATAGCAGATAACCTATTCCAACGGATGATCCTCAAAGAGAAGGATTTTCGTCAGTTTGTTAAAGAGCATGATTGGGAGCAGTACCAAGGAAAGAATGTTTCTATCATTTGCTCTGAGGATGCTATTGTTCCTACTTGGGCCTATATGCTCCTAATGACGAAGCTCGAAGGTGTGGCTAACATGGCGGTGATGGGTTCATTAGAAACCCTTGAGTATGCGATCTTCCAGCAAGCACTTTCAAAAGTTGATGTGAATGAGTTGAAAGATAGGCCCGTGGTAGTCAAGGGTTGTGGAGATCTTCCCATTCCTGAGTCTGCGTATGTGGAAGTCACGAGACTGTTGAAACCTCATGTAAAGAGTCTCATGTATGGCGAACCATGCAGTACAGTACCTCTTTATAAGAAGCCTAGAACACCTAAAAACTAG